A stretch of Phragmites australis chromosome 12, lpPhrAust1.1, whole genome shotgun sequence DNA encodes these proteins:
- the LOC133886139 gene encoding uncharacterized protein LOC133886139 isoform X3, protein MVNLFLVLSFFGKMQYHKQTIVSIWSIFYLVSLVLSFFIHVAGMQTSWWIQQVEWQCKIAYWSTVLRMLAAAFLLLFLDTVHAVVVVPLLLLVLALVSYFWWQTFYSTYRPGMNWGNYMAELKLRFDLSAQVVSMAFAGLSGTVLGYVKGSSNLTYGNIAVAPECFLFYSVVLGLLVVILSTVPTRILFIKNRRRMAKVYLPILAYAALLFLVVASIVAAEKILRDYVFFVFIAILVVAVLFFWWENHYAANRIVPERPAHEVHPTTNTLREQDAKLSQYLLVYFTALFAALMAIHSMYSIKSGRTVSLSRWLKGFVLSAMCSILIYAVRIVVYAEMRDMESWAFGRKAWTYATYATMFITFVSAVLVMYLRPAEVTNIF, encoded by the coding sequence ATGGTGAACTTGTTCCTGGTCCTGTCTTTCTTCGGGAAGATGCAATATCACAAACAAACTATTGTGTCAATTTGGAGCATATTCTACCTGGTGAGCCTCGTCTTGTCGTTCTTCATCCATGTGGCCGGAATGCAGACCAGTTGGTGGATACAGCAGGTCGAGTGGCAATGCAAGATAGCCTACTGGTCCACCGTCCTGCGAATGCTCGCTGCTGCCTTCCTACTGCTGTTTTTGGACACCGTCCACGCCGTGGTCGTGGTTCCTCTCTTACTCCTAGTCCTTGCACTAGTCTCCTACTTCTGGTGGCAGACGTTTTACAGCACATACAGACCTGGTATGAACTGGGGAAATTACATGGCAGAACTGAAGCTCCGATTTGACTTGTCTGCCCAGGTCGTTTCCATGGCATTTGCAGGGCTGTCTGGTACAGTCCTTGGCTACGTGAAGGGCTCGTCAAACCTGACCTATGGGAACATTGCAGTGGCACCTGAATGCTTTTTGTTCTACAGTGTTGTCCTTGGCCTCCTCGTGGTGattctcagcacggtgccgaCCCGCATACTGTTCATTAAGAACAGACGCCgtatggctaaggtatacttaCCCATCCTCGCCTATGCCGCACTGCTGTTCCTCGTCGTGGCAAGCATCGTGGCAGCTGAGAAGATCCTGCGGGACTATGTATTCTTCGTGTTCATTGCCATCCTCGTCGTTGCTGTGCTTTTCTTCTGGTGGGAAAACCATTATGCTGCAAATCGGATTGTTCCAGAAAGACCTGCACACGAAGTCCACCCAACAACTAACACCTTGAGGGAACAAGACGCCAAGCTCTCCCAATATCTTCTGGTGTACTTCACTGCGTTGTTCGCAGCACTCATGGCCATCCATTCGATGTACAGCATCAAAAGCGGCAGGACCGTATCATTGAGCAGGTGGTTAAAAGGCTTTGTGCTCTCAGCGATGTGTAGCATCCTGATCTATGCGGTCCGCATTGTGGTTTATGCTGAGATGCGAGATATGGAAAGCTGGGCATTCGGTAGAAAGGCATGGACTTATGCGACATATGCAACCATGTTCATCACTTTCGTTTCTGCTGTCCTTGTCATGTATCTGCGCCCAGCTGAGGTCACAAATATCTTCTGA